One stretch of Chryseobacterium sp. LJ668 DNA includes these proteins:
- a CDS encoding VOC family protein, producing the protein MATVNVYLTFNGNCRQAFDFYKSVFGGEFPYIGTFGEMPPQEGKEMSQEDKDKIMHVSLPISSETMLMGSDTGGEWSSNLIVGNNFSVSINADSKEEANRLFEGLSQGGNVTMPLEDTFWGAYFGMFTDQFGINWMVNYDDPSKMQHS; encoded by the coding sequence ATGGCAACAGTAAACGTTTATCTTACATTCAACGGAAATTGCAGACAGGCATTTGATTTTTACAAATCAGTTTTCGGTGGCGAATTTCCATACATCGGAACTTTCGGGGAAATGCCTCCACAGGAGGGAAAAGAAATGTCTCAGGAAGATAAAGACAAAATCATGCACGTATCTCTTCCGATCTCCTCTGAAACCATGTTGATGGGAAGTGACACCGGCGGAGAATGGTCATCAAATCTTATTGTAGGGAACAATTTTTCTGTTTCCATTAATGCAGATTCTAAAGAAGAAGCAAATAGGCTTTTTGAAGGGCTCTCACAAGGCGGAAATGTTACTATGCCACTTGAAGACACTTTCTGGGGAGCGTATTTTGGAATGTTCACCGATCAGTTTGGCATCAATTGGATGGTTAATTATGATGATCCTTCTAAAATGCAGCATTCTTAA
- a CDS encoding RHS repeat-associated core domain-containing protein → MNHLKTGTAFFGQGSYKNYKYNGKELQETGMYDYGARFYMPDIGRWGVVDQLAEKHPELNPMIYANSNPIRFVDPNGMDWFEASNGDITWRDDVTAKNHKDKGVLQKGQTYRGTYYERTKTWDNKKHKGLVLETYHTYKKMDYSRAKEMSVEIDGEMRNSKIGDVDVRLNVTFENGKIKTLGSYDGVAGGFGNGAPENGEYTVDSYQDRGPKGWYIKGMNRDGIGFSYNLNPQFDTGRSLLRIHADGNKEGTRGCIGMSGDKIVLTTSTNTRNRMMKTGGPVSANINIKNNPNNNGRSGAKIPNVNE, encoded by the coding sequence ATGAATCACCTGAAAACAGGAACAGCTTTCTTCGGGCAGGGAAGCTATAAAAACTATAAGTACAATGGAAAAGAGTTGCAAGAGACGGGAATGTATGATTATGGCGCAAGATTTTATATGCCGGATATTGGAAGATGGGGCGTGGTAGATCAGTTGGCGGAGAAACATCCTGAGTTAAATCCTATGATTTACGCAAATAGTAATCCAATACGTTTTGTTGATCCAAACGGAATGGATTGGTTTGAAGCTTCTAACGGAGATATTACTTGGCGAGATGATGTAACGGCTAAAAATCATAAAGATAAAGGAGTCCTTCAAAAAGGACAGACTTATAGAGGAACTTATTATGAGCGCACTAAAACCTGGGACAATAAAAAACATAAGGGCTTAGTCTTAGAAACCTACCATACTTATAAAAAAATGGACTACTCCCGAGCAAAAGAAATGAGCGTTGAAATAGATGGAGAAATGAGAAATTCTAAAATTGGCGATGTAGATGTAAGGTTAAATGTAACATTTGAGAATGGTAAAATAAAAACTTTAGGTTCTTATGATGGTGTCGCAGGAGGTTTTGGAAACGGAGCACCAGAAAATGGTGAATATACCGTAGACTCTTATCAAGATAGAGGTCCGAAAGGATGGTACATTAAAGGTATGAATCGGGATGGAATAGGATTTAGTTATAATTTAAATCCACAGTTTGATACAGGAAGAAGTTTATTAAGAATACACGCTGATGGAAATAAAGAAGGAACACGGGGTTGTATTGGAATGTCTGGAGATAAGATTGTACTTACTACTTCTACAAATACCCGTAATAGGATGATGAAAACCGGTGGGCCGGTTTCTGCTAATATTAACATTAAAAATAATCCTAATAATAATGGTAGAAGTGGAGCAAAAATACCGAACGTTAATGAGTAG